From the genome of Gracilinanus agilis isolate LMUSP501 chromosome 2, AgileGrace, whole genome shotgun sequence, one region includes:
- the LOC123233190 gene encoding cyclin-A2-like → MYPRVLGLHWVLPRVHQTQTAAQSGSGTGCLSETQGVTQEELRQREASSQETIHPDKFSNAKRSWKPTVLGRIQNKMRARATAATPKKPKRLLLAALGLNGKQRKATSQQPAFTVQRDEPDVESEKELLSPKKVQYEDNILDSNSAVSPPETRKPLVPCHQTKDDSSEASLPRDTSMKLEAQEMVSNIIEVSDYAEDIYLYLREMELKRKLNVDFMKNQPDGTDRIRVFLVSWLVSLAEFHQLQDETLHLAVNYIDRYLSLESVSFGELSLIGIAALLVASKFEEVFPLRVGGLVNLLAGQFSKKEIIRMEHRLLEVLTFDLSAPTINHFLTQYFLHQEQPNSEVENLAMFLGELSLIDTDTYLKYLPSVIAGAAFHLALYTITGKSWPESLVKKTGYTLQSLKPCLLDLHQTYLRAPEQDLQIIQQKYEMAVHCSVSLIKPPETLNLE, encoded by the coding sequence ATGTATCCCCGCGTGCTTGGCCTCCACTGGGTACTGCCCAGAGTACACCAGACTCAAACTGCAGCCCAGAGCGGATCCGGGACAGGCTGCCTCAGTGAGACACAAGGAGTGACTCAGGAAGAACTTAGGCAGAGAGAAGCAAGCTCCCAGGAGACCATCCACCCAGACAAGTTCAGCAATGCCAAGCGCTCCTGGAAGCCCACAGTGCTGGGTAGGATTCAAAACAAAATGCGGGCCCGGGCCACGGCCGCAACACCAAAGAAACCAAAGCGTCTCCTCCTTGCTGCTCTCGGGCTTAATGGTAAGCAGAGGAAGGCCACCAGCCAGCAGCCTGCTTTCACAGTTCAAAGGGATGAGCCAGATGTTGAGAGTGAGAAGGAACTTCTTAGCCCTAAAAAGGTGCAATACGAGGACAATATATTGGATTCCAATTCAGCTGTTTCACCACCAGAGACAAGAAAACCTTTGGTGCCCTGTCATCAAACAAAGGATGATAGTTCTGAAGCCTCTCTTCCTCGGGACACGTCCATGAAACTGGAAGCCCAAGAAATGGTATCAAATATCATTGAAGTCTCTGACTATGCAGAAGACATCTATCTTTACCTCAGGGAAATGGAGCTTAAACGTAAACTGAATGTGGATTTCATGAAGAATCAGCCAGATGGCACTGACAGAATAAGGGTTTTCTTAGTGAGCTGGCTAGTGTCCCTAGCGGAATTCCACCAGCTCCAGGATGAGACTCTGCACTTGGCCGTGAACTATATAGATAGGTACCTCTCCTTAGAATCAGTGTCTTTTGGGGAGCTGTCCCTGATTGGCATTGCTGCCTTGCTGGTTGCCTCCAAGTTTGAAGAAGTCTTCCCACTCAGGGTAGGAGGGCTTGTTAACCTCCTAGCTGGCCAATTCTCTAAAAAGGAGATCATAAGAATGGAGCACAGGCTGTTGGAAGTGCTGACTTTTGACCTTTCAGCACCAACAATCAATCATTTCCTCACTCAGTATTTTCTTCATCAAGAGCAGCCCAATTCTGAAGTGGAAAACTTAGCCATGTTTCTGGGAGAGTTAAGTTTAATCGATACTGACACCTATCTGAAATATCTCCCATCAGTTATTGCAGGAGCTGCATTTCATCTAGCTCTCTACACAATCACTGGCAAGAGCTGGCCTGAGTCACTGGTCAAAAAAACGGGATACACCTTGCAAAGTCTTAAGCCATGTCTCCTGGACCTTCATCAGACCTACCTCAGAGCACCAGAGCAAGATCTACAGATTATACAACAAAAATACGAAATGGCAGTGCACTGCTCAGTATCACTCATCAAACCTCCAGAGACATTAAACTTAGAGTGA